In Candidatus Poribacteria bacterium, the genomic window CGATGGATGGATGGGTGGGTGTTGAAAATTTCAAAGAAACGTTGAATCGATTTTGGCACTGAATTCAGCACTGCGAGTTTCGCCAAGGCTCCTTTGAAAGCTTCCGGTTTTTCTGTCAGCCTAACCGCATACAAGTCGGCTTGATGTTCGCAACGTCTTGACAAATATCGGAAGATAAATATGAAATAAACAATTAGAAAGACCAACGAACACACTGTCGATACCACTGACAAAAGGGGCTGTGATTCTCCGAGGTATGCTACCAATGGTTCTTCAACAAGCCTATAGAAAAAGGGATAATTCAAGAGATAGAAGAGAGAAAAAAGCATATATGTTGGAATGTGCCGATAGCGGATATGTCCAAGTTCATGAGCGACAACCGTTTCAATCTCTTCATCGGTGAAGTATTCGAGAAGCGCGTCTGTCAGAAAAATTCGACGATTCCACGGAAAAGCCCCCGCAACAGCTGCGTTGGCTATTAACAACGAACCGGTTTGCCACACGACAACCTCCCGGTATTTTATCCCGCTCTGCCTCGTCAAACGATCCAACTTCTCCTTCAACGCCGAACCCGCCGCGAGACGTTCTGTTTTCCATAGAAACTGCATCAATAATGGGGCGAAGATATACACGGAAACAATCACCGGTAGGATCAGCCCAATTAGGATGTACGGATGCTCAGCAATGAACACCTTTGCTGGATACGGGAGCCAGTGAATAGCATCCATTATCAGCAAATAAAGGAACATCGGTAACAACGGAAAAAGCAAAAACTTGAATTGCAGACTGAGAATCTCTTTGTAGTGCGCTGATTGGCGTCTATTCACTCGATAAAATGCAAGTCGGATACAGATGAGTCCGATCAGTAGGGGAAGCAGCGCGAGGGTCTGACGCAGATTTGCCATCGGAAAGAAGGCAAAGTATTTGTGAATCAGCATCGGGAGATTCAACAGATACAGATTGCAGAGGTACGCCGCTAAACTGAGGCACTCAAAAATAATCATGAAGCGTCGCAGGCGATAGAGCGTTGGCAGGTTCTCCTCTTTGTGTGCGGGAAAGGTTCTCGCGACATAGAATGTCACGAAACATGTGATAAGAATAGGGAACCCTGTCAAGACAATTGTCCAGAGGACTACCTGTGCATCACTGATATTCATGTTTGTTTGCGGTGGCTCAAAGGAAAAAAGGAAGAGCAGCCCGGCAATTAAAATGATACTTATCTGTCCCACTTTTAATTTTACCTTGCGGTTAAACAACGGGATATTGGACTATAATGTGTTTTTCTCAAATCCGCCTGCGTGTTTTTGCAAACGCTAAAATCCAATGCGAAGAAAATGTTTCTGCGTATTGTT contains:
- a CDS encoding M48 family metalloprotease, which produces MGQISIILIAGLLFLFSFEPPQTNMNISDAQVVLWTIVLTGFPILITCFVTFYVARTFPAHKEENLPTLYRLRRFMIIFECLSLAAYLCNLYLLNLPMLIHKYFAFFPMANLRQTLALLPLLIGLICIRLAFYRVNRRQSAHYKEILSLQFKFLLFPLLPMFLYLLIMDAIHWLPYPAKVFIAEHPYILIGLILPVIVSVYIFAPLLMQFLWKTERLAAGSALKEKLDRLTRQSGIKYREVVVWQTGSLLIANAAVAGAFPWNRRIFLTDALLEYFTDEEIETVVAHELGHIRYRHIPTYMLFSLFYLLNYPFFYRLVEEPLVAYLGESQPLLSVVSTVCSLVFLIVYFIFIFRYLSRRCEHQADLYAVRLTEKPEAFKGALAKLAVLNSVPKSIQRFFEIFNTHPSIHRRIEFINQWIEQNSAVQRYKDYLVEVKVLIALLPIFGILAVFLLR